From a region of the Helicobacter hepaticus ATCC 51449 genome:
- a CDS encoding tetratricopeptide repeat protein, with protein MSQQHFNIDSAIQMAYQLYESKSYHQCADICIQILSIDCTRADIWNLAGIVALELKIYERAIEYFTQASKYEPKQVNHKLNLAEAYRRSGNPKHCIEELEASLLQESTLEHNSTFHFNLAKAYSDLEDSQNSIKHYAIAIKLDPNDLGAMFNLANAQVSIKQFGEAIELYLSALNRGYLDAGVNLAHTYVQIGLFSKALEVYAAIYQYYKNDADFLFNYANALNYANADMQLTQTLYQQAIALNPAKVEYCINYAHFLLRHLHFEQGFRIYEERKKLPQMLPQGINNIWQYNLESKGAQQFEGKKVLVYHEQGLGDSIMFARFLPLLQKYAQNVSVIVQQPLLKFFQMLEIPSVSHRDEGMDFDVAISLLSLPLALGVSNIQDLHFTPFMMQSQDRHQLESENKKVRKIGICFSTDSEFPEAANKNIPLEVLMSALEGYKKNHNIEIYSLNKAQHDTDGLGKYGINQLPMEDFVDTFHIIKDMDMVISIDTAVAHLSASVGKHTIVLLNKRYDWRWGNGIFTPWYEDVVCMTQSKMNDWSDVAQNLKAYLKAWI; from the coding sequence ATGTCTCAACAGCATTTTAATATTGATTCTGCTATACAAATGGCGTATCAGCTTTATGAATCAAAGTCTTATCATCAATGTGCGGATATATGCATTCAGATTCTAAGTATAGACTGCACAAGGGCAGATATATGGAATCTCGCAGGTATTGTTGCACTTGAACTCAAAATATATGAGAGAGCAATAGAATATTTTACTCAAGCTAGTAAATACGAGCCTAAACAGGTTAATCACAAGCTTAATCTTGCTGAAGCTTATCGCCGCAGTGGGAATCCTAAACATTGTATTGAAGAGCTAGAAGCAAGTTTGTTGCAAGAGAGCACTTTAGAGCATAATTCAACTTTTCATTTTAATCTTGCCAAAGCTTATTCGGATTTAGAAGATTCTCAAAATTCAATAAAACATTATGCGATTGCCATTAAACTTGACCCTAATGATTTGGGTGCTATGTTTAATCTTGCAAATGCACAAGTAAGTATCAAACAATTTGGTGAAGCGATAGAATTGTATTTGAGTGCGTTGAATAGAGGCTACTTAGATGCAGGTGTGAATCTTGCACATACTTATGTGCAAATTGGGCTTTTTAGTAAAGCCCTTGAGGTTTATGCGGCGATTTATCAATATTATAAAAATGATGCGGATTTTTTATTTAATTATGCTAATGCTCTTAATTATGCCAACGCAGATATGCAGCTTACCCAAACGCTTTATCAGCAAGCCATAGCACTTAATCCTGCAAAGGTGGAATATTGCATTAATTATGCGCATTTTTTGTTACGTCATTTGCACTTTGAGCAAGGTTTTAGAATCTATGAAGAGCGTAAAAAGTTACCGCAGATGTTACCACAAGGAATAAATAATATATGGCAATATAACTTAGAATCCAAAGGGGCACAGCAGTTTGAGGGTAAAAAGGTGCTTGTATATCACGAGCAGGGACTTGGAGATTCTATAATGTTTGCACGATTTTTACCCTTGCTTCAAAAATATGCCCAAAATGTAAGCGTCATCGTTCAGCAGCCACTTTTAAAGTTTTTTCAAATGTTAGAGATTCCTAGTGTATCCCATAGAGATGAGGGGATGGATTTTGATGTGGCGATTTCACTTTTATCTTTGCCACTTGCACTTGGAGTAAGTAACATACAAGATTTGCACTTTACACCTTTTATGATGCAAAGTCAAGATAGACATCAGTTAGAAAGTGAGAATAAAAAGGTAAGAAAAATTGGAATTTGCTTTAGCACAGATTCAGAGTTTCCTGAAGCAGCAAATAAAAATATACCACTTGAGGTGCTTATGAGTGCTTTAGAAGGATATAAAAAAAATCATAATATAGAGATTTATTCACTCAATAAAGCACAACACGATACAGATGGATTAGGCAAATATGGTATTAATCAGTTGCCTATGGAGGATTTTGTTGATACATTTCATATTATTAAAGATATGGATATGGTGATTAGTATTGATACAGCCGTAGCACATTTGAGCGCAAGTGTGGGCAAACACACCATAGTGCTTTTAAATAAACGTTATGATTGGCGTTGGGGCAATGGCATCTTTACTCCGTGGTATGAAGATGTGGTATGTATGACACAAAGCAAAATGAACGATTGGAGCGATGTAGCACAAAATTTAAAAGCATATCTCAAAGCGTGGATTTAA
- a CDS encoding LysE family translocator, with product MEITEKIILLCLIGFFGAITPGPDILLTLKTTLRFGMAQGLKVLLGIASGWCLYLGLIYAGLSHWLNTPILQLTLSLIGGFYLLYLGYLILSAPSLTYDLNIEKNNMPQDGFMQGLLLNLSNPKAILFFIFLVTPFIDEGMGIGLIALWCSLFSAFILVIICASVAKQYMNTKIFNIIDIICGVLFVCFGWLLCFEFGDLVATLFIKK from the coding sequence ATGGAAATAACAGAAAAAATTATCCTTTTGTGCCTTATAGGATTTTTTGGTGCGATAACGCCCGGACCCGATATACTTCTTACCTTGAAAACAACTTTGCGATTTGGTATGGCTCAAGGATTAAAAGTGCTCCTTGGCATTGCAAGCGGCTGGTGTTTGTATTTAGGGCTTATATACGCAGGTTTGAGCCATTGGTTAAACACTCCTATCTTACAACTTACTCTTAGTTTAATAGGTGGATTCTATCTTCTTTATTTGGGTTATTTAATATTGAGTGCGCCCTCTTTGACATATGATTTAAACATAGAAAAAAATAATATGCCTCAAGATGGATTTATGCAGGGATTACTCCTCAATCTCTCTAACCCCAAGGCAATCTTATTTTTCATATTTTTGGTAACACCTTTTATTGATGAGGGTATGGGAATAGGTTTAATTGCACTATGGTGTTCACTTTTTAGCGCTTTTATACTTGTGATTATTTGCGCAAGTGTAGCTAAACAATATATGAATACAAAAATTTTTAACATCATTGATATCATTTGTGGTGTGCTTTTTGTATGTTTTGGGTGGCTTTTATGTTTTGAATTTGGTGATCTAGTTGCAACTCTATTTATAAAAAAATAA
- a CDS encoding alanine/glycine:cation symporter family protein, translating to MDILHNIIDSTNGFLYTYWLVFALIACGLYLSIRTRFIQLRFLKDAFMVLNERSHQKHISPFGALMISTASRVGIGNIVGVSIAIVSGGVGALFWMWVTALVGGASAFIESTLAQVYKRKDGEHRYKGGPAYYIETALHSRALGIIFAISLILCFTYGFNGLQSYTLTSAFEIFVGNEVFNEGGGFTAFVGLILAALVSFFFFGGGKSSATISSVLVPIMAFGYLVVALIVIGMNLEKIPMIFNNILKEAFNFQAIFSGFAGSAIVIGIKRGLFSNEAGMGSAPNAAAAAHTSHPAKQGMVQTLSVFIDTLIICSASAFMVLCSDLSNTSELKGMILMQNVMQGYFGTFGLFFVSIAIVLFAFTSLIGNYFYAEANFKFITNNKLALQIFRCSAVVMVFIGAQLNLQLAWDLADIFMGFMASVNIIAILLLSNIAIRVLKDYEKQRKEGKNPTFKAADVGIYNTEFWK from the coding sequence ATGGACATTTTACACAATATAATTGATAGCACAAATGGGTTTTTATATACTTATTGGCTCGTTTTTGCTTTGATTGCTTGTGGTTTATATCTTAGTATTCGCACACGTTTTATTCAACTTCGTTTTCTCAAAGATGCTTTTATGGTGCTTAATGAACGCAGTCATCAAAAACATATTTCACCTTTTGGCGCACTGATGATTTCCACTGCTTCACGCGTAGGCATTGGCAATATTGTAGGAGTGTCAATCGCTATTGTAAGCGGTGGTGTTGGTGCGTTGTTTTGGATGTGGGTAACTGCACTTGTAGGAGGGGCAAGCGCATTTATAGAATCTACTCTTGCTCAAGTGTATAAACGCAAAGATGGGGAGCATCGCTACAAAGGTGGTCCTGCTTATTACATTGAAACAGCTTTGCATTCTCGCGCACTTGGCATTATTTTTGCCATATCACTTATCTTGTGTTTTACTTATGGATTCAATGGTTTGCAATCCTACACGCTTACATCAGCCTTTGAGATTTTTGTAGGCAATGAAGTTTTTAACGAGGGGGGGGGCTTTACTGCTTTTGTTGGTCTTATCCTGGCTGCTCTTGTATCATTCTTTTTCTTTGGTGGTGGCAAAAGTTCTGCAACCATTTCATCAGTGCTTGTCCCTATTATGGCTTTTGGTTATCTTGTAGTGGCACTTATCGTTATTGGTATGAATCTAGAAAAAATACCTATGATTTTTAACAATATTTTGAAAGAAGCCTTTAATTTTCAAGCCATTTTTAGCGGTTTTGCAGGAAGTGCAATTGTTATTGGGATAAAACGTGGATTGTTCTCTAATGAAGCAGGTATGGGTTCTGCACCCAATGCCGCTGCAGCTGCTCACACAAGCCACCCGGCTAAACAAGGTATGGTACAAACACTCTCTGTTTTTATTGACACACTCATTATTTGTTCGGCAAGTGCCTTTATGGTATTATGCTCCGATTTAAGCAATACAAGCGAATTAAAAGGTATGATATTAATGCAAAATGTTATGCAAGGCTACTTTGGCACTTTTGGCTTATTCTTTGTGAGTATTGCTATTGTGCTGTTTGCCTTTACTTCGCTCATTGGAAATTACTTTTATGCAGAGGCAAATTTTAAATTTATCACAAACAATAAACTTGCCTTGCAAATTTTTAGATGTTCTGCAGTAGTAATGGTCTTTATTGGTGCACAGCTTAATCTGCAGCTTGCGTGGGATTTGGCTGATATTTTTATGGGCTTTATGGCAAGTGTTAATATCATTGCCATTTTACTTTTAAGTAATATCGCTATTAGAGTGCTCAAAGATTATGAAAAACAACGCAAAGAAGGAAAAAATCCAACATTTAAAGCTGCTGATGTAGGTATTTACAATACTGAATTTTGGAAGTAG